A genomic stretch from Candidatus Avedoeria danica includes:
- a CDS encoding VCBS repeat-containing protein, producing the protein MGHRVLRRRQRRRRRLDGGCRQHLRQRARGRPILTFAEQNLLYQNAGNGSFVDVSDTAGPALADVQVSRGLAVADFDGDGGLDFVVGNNGGTLQIGRNATPGRGNWVGLWLEGHNGQPQRGRRAGCGRGRRHGAAAASEGCRQLRVALRSTARARTSARLRISAA; encoded by the coding sequence GTGGGGCACCGTGTTCTTCGACGGCGACAACGACGGAGACGAAGACTTGATGGTGGTTGCCGGCAACATCTACGACAACGCGCCCGAGGTCGACCCATCCTGACGTTCGCCGAGCAGAACCTCCTGTACCAGAACGCCGGCAACGGGAGCTTCGTCGACGTCAGTGACACGGCCGGGCCGGCGCTGGCCGACGTTCAGGTCAGCCGCGGGCTCGCCGTAGCCGACTTCGACGGTGACGGGGGGCTCGACTTCGTGGTCGGTAACAACGGCGGGACACTGCAGATCGGTCGCAATGCGACGCCTGGGCGCGGCAACTGGGTCGGCCTCTGGCTCGAGGGGCACAACGGCCAACCGCAGCGCGGTCGGCGCGCGGGTTGCGGCCGTGGTAGGCGGCACGGTGCTGCGGCGGCAAGTGAAGGGTGCCGACAGCTTCGAGTCGCTCTCCGATCGACGGCTCGTGCTCGGACTTCAGCAAGGCTTCGCATCTCAGCGGCCTGA
- a CDS encoding VCBS repeat-containing protein yields the protein MTPRHHRMALRTTLCAVAAGLLGGCNRGVLTHAPGAAEQQSAMTAETSTAPGVAGIPGATGSPAAEGGLRFEDILAASGIQFHHAPHYSPSKHMPGSQGGGVVVANFDRNGAPGILATNSGSIGAAERPADAANGLFLNDGRAHFTDGSAAWQLPSEGYGLGATAGDINNDGWTDVVLTGFGDATRVLLNTGTAFQDVTAESGIPGDNGYTTSAGMLDADGDGDLDLFLVRYVIYDAATAKPCKTGNVPIYCTPHLFEGMSDQLWRNDGTGHFTEVSAEVGIKDERGKGLAIAVADIDADGDADVYVANDLTPNQLWLNDGKGLFEDIAPTVGVALSRDGRAQAGMGADVSDTDGDGTLDIAVSNFTHESTSIYRQGTDMLFDEQADAIGVGPSSRLRLKWGTVFFDGDNDGDEDLMVVAGNIYDNAPEVDPS from the coding sequence CTGCTCGGCGGCTGCAATAGGGGCGTGCTGACCCACGCGCCCGGTGCGGCTGAACAGCAGTCCGCCATGACAGCCGAGACGTCCACTGCGCCGGGTGTCGCGGGCATACCGGGTGCGACGGGATCGCCCGCCGCCGAAGGCGGGCTGCGGTTCGAGGATATCCTGGCTGCCAGCGGCATCCAGTTCCACCACGCGCCTCACTACTCGCCCAGCAAGCATATGCCGGGATCGCAGGGCGGCGGCGTCGTCGTCGCCAACTTCGACCGCAACGGAGCACCCGGTATCCTGGCAACGAACAGCGGCTCGATTGGCGCGGCCGAGCGACCGGCAGATGCGGCGAACGGCCTGTTCCTCAACGACGGCCGCGCCCATTTCACCGACGGTTCAGCAGCTTGGCAACTGCCGAGTGAGGGCTATGGCCTGGGCGCAACGGCCGGTGACATCAACAACGACGGCTGGACCGACGTCGTGCTGACCGGCTTCGGTGACGCGACACGGGTGCTGCTCAACACGGGCACCGCCTTTCAGGACGTGACGGCCGAGAGCGGCATCCCGGGCGACAACGGCTACACGACGAGCGCCGGAATGCTCGATGCCGACGGCGACGGCGACCTCGACCTCTTCCTGGTACGCTATGTGATCTACGACGCGGCCACCGCCAAGCCGTGCAAGACGGGTAACGTCCCGATCTATTGCACACCGCACCTCTTTGAGGGCATGTCCGATCAGCTCTGGCGCAACGACGGCACGGGTCACTTCACCGAGGTCTCGGCGGAAGTGGGCATCAAGGACGAGCGCGGCAAGGGCCTTGCCATTGCGGTCGCCGACATCGATGCCGACGGCGACGCCGACGTTTACGTGGCCAATGACCTCACTCCGAACCAGCTTTGGCTGAACGACGGCAAGGGCTTGTTCGAGGACATCGCGCCGACGGTCGGCGTCGCGCTCAGCCGTGATGGCCGCGCCCAGGCCGGCATGGGCGCGGACGTCAGCGACACCGACGGCGACGGCACGCTCGATATCGCGGTCAGCAACTTCACTCATGAGTCGACCTCGATCTATCGCCAAGGCACGGACATGCTGTTCGACGAACAAGCGGACGCGATCGGGGTTGGCCCATCGTCGCGCCTGCGTCTGAAGTGGGGCACCGTGTTCTTCGACGGCGACAACGACGGAGACGAAGACTTGATGGTGGTTGCCGGCAACATCTACGACAACGCGCCCGAGGTCGACCCATCCTGA